GACCTCGCCGAACGCGCCAGCGAGCACGGCTGTACCGTCTCGTTCGACCCGAACGCCCGCCCCGAACTCTGGAACGGTCGAACGGAGTTCGAGCGACAGGTCGGCGAGATCCTGCCCCACGTCGACGTGCTGAAGGCGACCCCCGAGGACCTCGCGGAGGCGGGCATCGACGGCGAGGGCGTGGCCCTCGCGCGCGCGGCCTGCGAGCGCGGTCCGCACACGACGCTGCTGACCCTCGGCGGCGAGGGCGCGCTCGCGGTCGCCACCGCAGACGCGCCATGGACCGGCGAGGCGACCCATCCGGGCTACCCCGTAGAGCCCGTCGACACGACCGGCGCGGGCGACGCCTTCACCGCGGGGGCGATCGCGGCGCTCTCGGGCGGCGAGGACCTGGAGGAGGCCCTTTCGTTCGGGAACGCCGTCGCGGCGACGACGACCACCGCCGAGGGCGCGATGACCGCGCTCCCCGATCGCGAGCGCGTCGAGCGGTTTCGGGCCGAGCGCGAGTAGCCAATGCTTTTCCCCTCCGGTACACAGCCCCACGCATGCATCCACGTGCGGTCGAGTTCCGCGAGCGGGCGGCCGAAGAGTACGGGTTGGCGATCGACGTCGAGGAGTTCCCCGAGGGGACCAAGACGGCAGCCGACGCCGCCGACGCCGTCGGCTGTGAGGTCGCCCAGATCGCGAGCAGCCTCGTCTTTCTGGCCGACGGCGACCCCGTCGTCGTCGTCACCAGCGGCGCGAACCGCGTCGACGAGGATCGGGTCGCCGAGGCGC
The DNA window shown above is from Halalkalicoccus sp. NIPERK01 and carries:
- a CDS encoding carbohydrate kinase, which gives rise to MTDPDILVAGETLVDFLPEHPGSLREVETFTRRPGGAPANVAVGLAVLEEVPWFWTRVGSDPFGDDLVETLVEYGLPERFVERDPEAKTTLAFVSHDETADRQFSFYRDGTADTRMESGTVDDLLRGVSWVHLGGVTLASEPSRAATLDLAERASEHGCTVSFDPNARPELWNGRTEFERQVGEILPHVDVLKATPEDLAEAGIDGEGVALARAACERGPHTTLLTLGGEGALAVATADAPWTGEATHPGYPVEPVDTTGAGDAFTAGAIAALSGGEDLEEALSFGNAVAATTTTAEGAMTALPDRERVERFRAERE